In Rubripirellula tenax, the following are encoded in one genomic region:
- a CDS encoding GxxExxY protein, which translates to MHENDVSKVVLNASIEVHRTLGGPGLLESVYEEALAWELKEAGLNVQRQKIVPIRYKNIELSSPLKLDQLVADLVIVECKATSKYNDIFAAQVLTYLRLMNLKLGLVINFGERMVKDGFHRVVNGL; encoded by the coding sequence ATGCATGAGAACGATGTCAGTAAAGTTGTCTTGAACGCTTCGATTGAAGTGCATCGAACATTGGGTGGTCCGGGACTACTTGAGAGCGTCTATGAAGAGGCACTCGCTTGGGAACTGAAAGAAGCGGGCTTGAACGTCCAGCGGCAGAAAATTGTTCCGATACGATACAAAAACATCGAGCTATCGAGTCCGTTGAAGTTGGACCAACTTGTTGCCGATTTGGTGATCGTCGAATGCAAAGCAACATCGAAGTACAACGACATCTTTGCCGCACAGGTGCTGACCTATTTACGGTTGATGAATCTCAAATTGGGTCTGGTCATCAATTTCGGTGAACGGATGGTCAAGGACGGTTTTCATCGCGTCGTCAATGGCTTGTGA
- the hypD gene encoding hydrogenase formation protein HypD — MKYLDEFRDIQAARSLIQRIRQAATRPWVLMDVCGGQTHSLVRSGIEQELIGSVELIHGPGCPVCVTSTQLIDFAVALSLRPQTIVASFGDMIRVPGAGGSLMQARSRGGDLQMVYSPVDAIEFAKTHPDHEVVFFAVGFETTAPATALAVIQAVELNLSNFTIVPAHVRVLPAMEAIMAMPDNRVEGFLAAGHVCSITGFDVYEPFVSKHQVPVVVTGFEPMDLLEGILRSLTLLETSQAVVENCYGRGVQRNGNVSAQSLIDRVYEIDDRDWRGFGTISGGGYRLRSPFVRFDACEKFADVFPREQATETTCRGADVMSGRIKPKQCPAFGTTCTPESPLGAPMVSSEGACAAYHRFDPVSIETP; from the coding sequence ATGAAGTACCTCGATGAGTTCCGCGACATCCAAGCCGCGCGATCGTTGATCCAGAGGATTCGCCAAGCAGCAACGCGGCCATGGGTCTTGATGGATGTTTGCGGCGGTCAAACGCATAGCCTGGTCCGCTCCGGCATCGAACAGGAACTGATCGGCTCGGTCGAGTTGATTCACGGACCCGGTTGCCCGGTTTGCGTCACATCCACGCAACTGATTGATTTCGCCGTTGCTCTTTCACTGCGGCCGCAGACGATCGTCGCCAGTTTCGGTGACATGATTCGCGTCCCCGGTGCTGGCGGCTCCTTGATGCAGGCACGCAGCCGTGGCGGGGATCTGCAGATGGTTTATTCGCCCGTCGACGCGATCGAATTCGCCAAGACGCATCCTGATCACGAAGTCGTGTTCTTTGCCGTCGGTTTTGAAACCACCGCACCGGCAACGGCATTGGCGGTCATCCAAGCGGTCGAGTTGAATCTATCCAATTTCACGATCGTACCCGCTCATGTGCGAGTGCTGCCGGCGATGGAGGCCATCATGGCGATGCCCGACAATCGCGTGGAAGGGTTCTTGGCCGCCGGGCATGTTTGCAGCATCACCGGGTTCGACGTTTACGAACCATTTGTGTCCAAGCATCAGGTGCCCGTGGTCGTCACGGGGTTCGAGCCAATGGATTTGCTCGAAGGCATCCTGCGGAGCCTGACGTTGCTGGAAACGTCGCAGGCCGTGGTCGAGAACTGCTACGGTCGCGGTGTGCAGCGAAACGGAAACGTGTCCGCTCAATCGTTGATCGACCGTGTTTACGAAATCGACGATCGCGATTGGCGTGGCTTCGGCACGATTTCCGGCGGTGGGTATCGGTTGCGATCGCCGTTCGTTCGATTCGACGCTTGCGAAAAGTTTGCGGACGTCTTTCCACGCGAGCAAGCGACGGAAACAACCTGTCGCGGAGCCGATGTGATGTCGGGCAGGATCAAACCGAAGCAGTGTCCCGCGTTTGGAACGACCTGCACGCCCGAGTCGCCGCTGGGCGCACCGATGGTTTCCAGCGAAGGAGCCTGCGCGGCATACCACCGATTTGATCCCGTTTCAATCGAGACCCCATGA
- the hypE gene encoding hydrogenase expression/formation protein HypE, with protein MNQSTVPNMICPMPVAPTDTITLSHGEGGRVMRRLIRDRIGAKFGDGNVQLHSDAACLGNLVGEVAMTTDSYVVSPLFFPGGDIGSLAVHGTVNDLAMAGARPLFLTLALILEEGLSVETLDSIIDSIASAARQCDVKIVAGDTKVVPKGAADQIFINTTGIGVHQHTRRMSACQIQPNDCLIVSGPLARHGLAVLAARESIALSPPPRSDSAPLHRVATELLQTLGDDLRTMRDATRGGVAAVLHEWAEESEHAMWVDESTLPLLPESRGVCELLGLDPLFVANEGTFVVAVAPDRVDDALTVLRSHAAVGEPSVIGQARRRKLSPVLVARGLGADQPLDEPIAAMLPRIC; from the coding sequence ATGAACCAATCAACCGTACCTAACATGATCTGCCCAATGCCGGTTGCCCCCACCGATACGATCACGTTGTCGCATGGTGAGGGTGGTCGAGTGATGCGGCGATTGATTCGCGATCGTATCGGCGCGAAGTTTGGCGATGGCAATGTACAGCTTCATAGCGACGCGGCTTGCCTAGGAAACCTCGTCGGCGAGGTCGCGATGACGACTGACAGCTACGTCGTTTCACCGTTGTTCTTCCCCGGTGGCGACATCGGTTCGCTGGCCGTGCATGGCACCGTGAACGATTTGGCGATGGCTGGGGCGCGGCCACTGTTCTTGACGCTGGCATTGATTTTGGAAGAGGGTCTGTCAGTGGAAACGCTGGACAGTATCATCGACAGCATTGCCAGCGCCGCACGCCAATGCGACGTGAAGATCGTTGCCGGCGATACGAAAGTTGTGCCCAAGGGAGCCGCCGATCAAATCTTCATCAATACGACCGGCATCGGTGTGCATCAACACACGCGGCGAATGTCGGCGTGCCAGATTCAACCCAACGACTGTTTGATTGTGTCCGGCCCGCTTGCTCGACATGGCTTGGCCGTGTTGGCCGCACGTGAATCCATCGCTTTGTCTCCGCCGCCGCGTTCCGATTCGGCTCCGCTGCATCGTGTCGCCACGGAACTATTGCAAACGCTCGGCGACGATCTTCGAACCATGCGTGACGCCACGCGAGGCGGTGTGGCAGCGGTTTTGCACGAGTGGGCCGAGGAATCGGAGCACGCGATGTGGGTCGACGAAAGCACCTTGCCGTTGCTGCCCGAGAGTCGCGGCGTTTGCGAGTTGCTGGGACTTGATCCGCTATTTGTCGCCAACGAAGGCACCTTCGTCGTCGCCGTCGCCCCCGATCGAGTTGATGATGCACTCACCGTGTTGCGATCGCACGCAGCCGTGGGAGAACCATCGGTTATCGGACAAGCCCGGCGTCGAAAACTGTCGCCGGTCTTGGTGGCACGGGGGCTTGGCGCCGATCAACCCCTCGACGAACCCATTGCCGCGATGTTGCCAAGGATTTGTTGA
- a CDS encoding HypC/HybG/HupF family hydrogenase formation chaperone produces MCLGIPGQVIRWIDRDPTFAKAEVEFGGVLREVHMACVPEANEGQYVIVHAGIAICIVDEAEAAKTLAEYERMKHFEENGDEVPR; encoded by the coding sequence ATGTGTTTAGGCATCCCCGGACAAGTCATACGTTGGATCGACCGCGATCCGACGTTCGCGAAAGCGGAGGTCGAGTTCGGTGGCGTCCTTCGCGAAGTCCACATGGCTTGCGTCCCCGAAGCGAATGAAGGGCAGTACGTGATCGTTCACGCCGGCATCGCGATTTGCATCGTTGACGAAGCGGAAGCGGCCAAGACGTTGGCGGAGTACGAACGGATGAAGCACTTCGAGGAGAATGGTGATGAAGTACCTCGATGA
- a CDS encoding sigma-54-dependent transcriptional regulator: MTETPIKLLLVDDEEDSRRSSAKWMTRKGHDVTDVSNAADALSLLERESFDVGIFDMNMPGMSGLELLQRIHQDKIDIEVIMLTGQGTVETAVSAMKMGACDFLSKPCALGDLEHHCFRARERHELKKENKQLKAVISRVRPAAKLIGESQSLLDVSNLIRKVAPTTKPVLIQGESGTGKEVVAQAIQQASRVADKPFVTVNCAALPENLVESELFGHQKGSFTGATAEKPGLFEIADGGTLFIDEIGELPPSLQPKLLRVLEDGSLRRVGCHRQRKVKVRIIAATNRDLQTEVDNGNFREDLFYRINVLSITLPPLREREGDIDRLIDHFLPRSYHIDDAAREALNAYPWPGNIRQLINVIERATILADEFDITPDDLPAEIVDYGQVPSKTTSEALPVGTPVVVPEPSHPRDMLGDTQYKLDDIARVHVLEVLEKEKGNKAGAARKLGIHRRKLYRLLDRFNGKADTESSDDESACESVL, from the coding sequence ATGACGGAAACGCCCATCAAACTTCTGCTCGTTGACGACGAAGAGGATTCCCGGCGATCGTCAGCCAAATGGATGACTCGCAAGGGACATGACGTGACCGACGTTTCCAATGCCGCCGACGCGTTGAGTTTGCTGGAGCGTGAATCGTTCGATGTCGGTATTTTTGACATGAACATGCCAGGCATGTCGGGTCTGGAACTGCTGCAACGCATTCATCAAGACAAGATCGACATCGAAGTCATCATGCTGACCGGACAGGGCACCGTCGAAACGGCCGTCTCGGCAATGAAGATGGGGGCGTGCGATTTCCTGAGCAAGCCGTGTGCGCTCGGCGATTTGGAGCATCATTGCTTTCGTGCTCGCGAACGACACGAGCTGAAGAAAGAAAACAAACAACTCAAAGCGGTTATCTCCCGCGTGCGACCGGCCGCGAAATTGATCGGTGAATCGCAATCGCTTCTTGATGTTTCCAACCTGATTCGCAAGGTCGCGCCGACGACGAAACCCGTTCTGATTCAGGGCGAGAGCGGTACCGGCAAAGAGGTCGTCGCTCAAGCGATCCAACAAGCCAGTCGGGTCGCCGACAAACCGTTTGTGACGGTCAACTGCGCCGCACTGCCCGAGAACCTTGTCGAAAGCGAATTGTTCGGGCACCAGAAAGGATCCTTCACGGGGGCAACGGCGGAAAAGCCAGGACTATTCGAGATCGCCGACGGCGGAACCCTGTTCATTGATGAAATCGGCGAGCTGCCGCCTTCCCTGCAGCCGAAGTTGTTGCGTGTTTTAGAAGACGGCTCGCTTCGCCGCGTCGGTTGTCACCGGCAACGGAAGGTCAAAGTCCGAATCATTGCGGCGACCAATCGTGACCTGCAAACCGAAGTCGACAACGGCAACTTCCGCGAGGATTTATTTTATCGGATCAACGTCCTGTCGATTACCCTGCCACCGCTTCGCGAACGAGAAGGCGACATTGACCGGTTGATTGATCACTTCCTGCCCCGGTCTTATCACATCGACGATGCCGCTCGAGAAGCGTTGAACGCGTACCCGTGGCCGGGCAACATTCGTCAACTGATCAACGTGATTGAGCGGGCCACGATCTTGGCGGATGAGTTCGACATCACGCCGGACGATTTACCGGCCGAGATCGTGGACTACGGACAGGTGCCGTCCAAGACGACAAGTGAGGCCCTCCCGGTTGGTACGCCCGTTGTGGTTCCTGAGCCATCGCATCCGCGAGACATGCTTGGGGATACTCAGTACAAGCTAGACGACATCGCCCGCGTTCATGTTTTGGAAGTGCTCGAAAAAGAAAAAGGCAACAAAGCCGGTGCGGCTCGCAAGCTGGGAATCCATCGTCGCAAACTGTACCGGTTGCTCGATCGTTTCAACGGAAAGGCCGACACGGAATCCAGCGACGACGAATCGGCCTGCGAATCGGTGCTTTGA
- a CDS encoding hemerythrin domain-containing protein yields the protein MTHAWKQLQRAFVEDHRTLTQGYLRLLRLLDEGEFAKAAVEARRLDELAGPHIAFEEAFLYPKVGESRGEDYTGKLYAEHAQILDALIELRGLDADSDLSNEAAQSLKQRLQHGLDHAATCGTLLSHLKALPPDQQDQALHQLLDFRMRGTAWSQLDGYKMH from the coding sequence ATGACCCATGCTTGGAAACAACTGCAGCGAGCTTTCGTTGAAGATCATCGCACACTCACGCAGGGCTACCTGCGTTTGCTCCGTTTGCTCGACGAGGGTGAATTTGCCAAGGCGGCCGTAGAAGCTCGACGGCTCGATGAATTGGCTGGCCCGCACATCGCGTTTGAAGAAGCGTTCTTGTACCCCAAGGTCGGCGAGTCACGGGGCGAAGACTACACGGGAAAACTCTACGCCGAGCACGCCCAAATCCTTGATGCCCTGATTGAGTTACGAGGGCTCGACGCCGATTCGGACTTGAGTAACGAGGCGGCGCAGAGCCTGAAGCAACGCTTGCAACACGGCCTGGATCACGCCGCCACGTGCGGTACGCTGTTGAGCCATTTGAAAGCCTTGCCGCCGGATCAGCAGGATCAGGCTTTGCATCAACTTTTAGATTTTCGCATGCGCGGCACCGCCTGGTCACAATTGGACGGGTACAAAATGCACTAA
- a CDS encoding class II glutamine amidotransferase yields the protein MCRLYGFRSNEATKVECTLVHAQNALLIQSQSDEIGRSHSDGWGIGYYEGQKPHVERSAAAAHHGLHFSNTAERVYSQTVISHVRLATVGTPAIENCHPFHWGGWVFAHNGTVQGIDTLRPEMTNELSVTHQKSIAGSTDSELLFHWLMQRLANEQVVSESHCNSLSDAIAVVGNSLAELDSRCRRAMPEKLAKLNIVLTDGRMMIATRLRNSLHWTHRDGIRDCEICGIPHVEHQPGFQYRAVVIASEPVSHETWDAIPDATVIAIDENIQTRSTPIPGIEPASLELT from the coding sequence ATGTGCCGACTATATGGATTTCGATCGAACGAAGCGACCAAGGTGGAATGCACTCTCGTCCACGCTCAGAATGCGTTGCTGATCCAAAGCCAGTCGGACGAAATCGGCCGATCGCATTCCGACGGTTGGGGAATTGGATACTACGAAGGGCAAAAGCCACATGTGGAACGCAGCGCCGCGGCAGCCCATCACGGTTTGCACTTCAGCAACACGGCCGAACGCGTCTATTCGCAAACCGTCATCTCGCATGTTCGGTTAGCGACGGTCGGGACTCCGGCAATCGAAAACTGCCATCCGTTTCACTGGGGAGGCTGGGTGTTCGCACACAACGGGACCGTTCAGGGCATCGACACGCTGCGACCGGAAATGACGAATGAATTATCCGTCACTCATCAAAAGTCCATCGCCGGCAGCACCGACAGTGAACTGCTGTTTCATTGGTTGATGCAACGTTTAGCGAATGAACAAGTCGTCAGCGAATCGCATTGCAACTCGCTGTCCGATGCAATCGCCGTGGTCGGAAACAGTCTTGCAGAGCTCGACTCCAGGTGTCGCCGAGCAATGCCTGAAAAACTCGCCAAGCTGAACATCGTTCTGACCGACGGTCGCATGATGATCGCGACACGCTTGCGAAATTCGCTTCATTGGACGCACCGCGACGGCATCCGAGATTGCGAAATTTGTGGCATCCCCCACGTCGAACATCAGCCCGGATTTCAATACCGGGCGGTTGTGATCGCCTCGGAACCGGTGTCGCATGAGACCTGGGATGCGATCCCCGACGCAACGGTCATTGCGATCGACGAAAACATCCAGACACGGTCGACTCCCATCCCCGGCATCGAACCAGCGAGCTTGGAGCTGACATGA